In a genomic window of Flavobacterium lipolyticum:
- a CDS encoding DUF3857 domain-containing protein, whose product MKPIKFLSFLIVLLGMFKVSAQEFKLGKVSVAELEEKVHPKDSSAVAAILYKKGNASIQYDSNEGFITVTEVEIRIKIYKKAGYEWANQKVWYGNESGFKEKVTFSDAVTYNLVGGKIEKTKLKSDGVFDEVVNKYRSQKKITMPNVKEGSVIEFRYVLRCPSDRLIREWEFQNSIPVNYSEFSTYIPEYYVFNSRQKGYIFPKLTVEKGLKTITLTSKERSEGMNSTTTFSTDKINYTETRTTYVAKDFPAMKEEAFVNNIDNYVSSIQHELSMTKHLNAQLKMYSTDWNSVVKTIYEYDDFGPELNKTGYFEEDLKAILAGKNTPEDKILTILNYVKANVKWNDYNGYNCDSGVKKAYKEKSGNIADINLMLTAMLRYAGLTANPVLVSTRSNGISLFPNRTAFNYVIAAVETPEGNILLDASDKYSTPNVLPFRALNWYGRLIRKDGSSEEVDLMPKKSSNDIVFMNYSVDPDGKITGKTRRQCTDYNAVITRHNISSLKEEEYLEKLENQNNKIEISEYSKTNEKDILLPIVESYSFTGNNLCEVIGGKIYVSPMLFFANKENPFKQEVREYPVDFGFPFTDKYNITLKIPEGFAVETLPAPAIFNMEENLGTFKFNIAANDNLLQITVQHQINDAIVSTEKYEMLKEYYKGMIAKETEKIVLKRI is encoded by the coding sequence GTGCTGCTGGGCATGTTTAAAGTTTCAGCACAAGAGTTTAAATTAGGGAAAGTATCTGTTGCAGAACTAGAGGAAAAAGTACACCCTAAAGATTCATCAGCAGTAGCTGCTATTCTGTATAAAAAAGGGAATGCCAGTATACAGTATGATTCAAATGAAGGTTTTATTACCGTTACAGAAGTTGAAATCAGAATTAAAATTTATAAAAAGGCAGGATACGAGTGGGCTAATCAAAAAGTATGGTACGGTAATGAGAGTGGCTTTAAAGAAAAGGTAACATTTAGTGATGCTGTTACTTACAATTTGGTTGGAGGGAAAATCGAAAAGACAAAACTGAAGAGCGATGGAGTGTTTGATGAAGTAGTCAATAAATACAGGTCACAAAAAAAGATTACAATGCCTAATGTTAAAGAAGGTTCTGTTATTGAATTTCGATATGTTTTAAGATGTCCGAGTGATCGACTTATCAGGGAGTGGGAATTTCAAAACAGTATTCCTGTGAATTATTCCGAGTTTAGCACCTATATTCCGGAGTATTATGTCTTTAATTCAAGACAGAAAGGATATATCTTTCCTAAACTAACAGTAGAAAAAGGTTTAAAGACGATTACTCTCACAAGTAAAGAAAGAAGTGAAGGGATGAACAGTACGACAACATTTTCTACAGATAAAATTAATTATACTGAAACAAGAACAACTTATGTAGCAAAAGATTTTCCGGCTATGAAAGAGGAAGCTTTTGTAAATAATATTGACAATTACGTATCCAGCATTCAGCATGAATTATCAATGACAAAACATCTAAATGCACAATTAAAAATGTATTCGACAGATTGGAATTCTGTGGTCAAAACCATTTACGAATATGATGATTTTGGTCCTGAATTAAATAAAACTGGATATTTTGAAGAAGATTTAAAGGCAATACTGGCAGGAAAAAACACTCCGGAGGACAAAATTCTAACCATTTTAAATTACGTAAAGGCTAATGTAAAGTGGAATGACTATAACGGGTACAATTGTGACAGTGGTGTTAAGAAAGCCTATAAAGAAAAGTCAGGAAACATTGCCGATATTAATTTGATGTTAACTGCTATGTTGCGCTACGCAGGATTAACCGCAAATCCGGTTTTAGTGAGTACACGTTCTAACGGGATTTCTCTTTTTCCAAACAGAACTGCTTTTAATTATGTTATTGCGGCAGTTGAAACACCAGAGGGGAATATCCTTTTAGATGCTTCAGATAAGTATTCAACCCCTAATGTTTTACCATTTAGAGCTCTAAACTGGTACGGTCGATTGATTCGAAAAGACGGAAGTTCTGAAGAAGTAGATTTGATGCCTAAAAAATCGTCGAATGACATTGTGTTTATGAATTATAGCGTTGATCCTGATGGTAAAATCACAGGAAAAACCAGAAGACAATGTACGGATTACAATGCTGTGATCACCAGACATAATATTTCTAGTCTCAAAGAAGAGGAATATCTGGAAAAATTGGAAAACCAAAACAATAAAATTGAAATTAGTGAGTACTCCAAAACCAATGAAAAGGATATTCTATTGCCTATTGTTGAATCGTACTCTTTTACAGGGAATAATTTATGTGAAGTAATTGGTGGTAAAATATATGTGAGCCCTATGTTGTTTTTTGCAAATAAGGAAAACCCATTCAAACAGGAAGTGAGAGAATATCCGGTAGATTTTGGTTTCCCGTTTACTGATAAATACAATATTACGCTTAAAATTCCTGAAGGATTCGCAGTAGAAACACTACCTGCACCAGCAATTTTCAATATGGAAGAGAATTTAGGAACTTTTAAGTTTAACATTGCAGCAAACGATAATCTTTTACAAATCACAGTGCAGCACCAGATTAATGATGCAATTGTATCTACTGAAAAATATGAAATGCTAAAAGAATATTACAAAGGGATGATCGCTAAAGAAACAGAGAAAATTGTTTTAAAGAGAATCTAG
- a CDS encoding glycine zipper family protein has product MKALYIFIAAVFLVSCQNQGKEDINKAKQASIDSMKVEISKQRVIDSMRTEMAKIREEQKVEAQQKLETQKVVVVNHKADGTSTATQTTPKKKGWSSAAKGAVIGAGVGAVTGAIVSKRKGEGAIIGGLAGAGVGAGTGAIIDGSKKKKE; this is encoded by the coding sequence ATGAAAGCTTTATATATTTTTATAGCTGCGGTTTTTCTTGTTTCTTGCCAGAATCAAGGAAAAGAGGATATCAATAAAGCAAAACAAGCTAGTATTGATTCGATGAAAGTTGAAATTAGTAAACAAAGAGTTATTGATTCAATGAGAACGGAAATGGCAAAAATCAGAGAAGAGCAAAAGGTAGAGGCACAACAAAAGTTAGAAACACAAAAAGTGGTAGTGGTCAATCACAAAGCTGACGGAACCTCGACCGCAACACAAACCACTCCCAAAAAGAAAGGCTGGAGTTCAGCAGCCAAAGGAGCTGTAATAGGTGCCGGAGTAGGAGCAGTGACAGGAGCCATTGTTAGCAAGAGAAAAGGGGAAGGTGCAATAATAGGCGGTTTAGCCGGAGCAGGTGTTGGAGCCGGAACCGGAGCTATTATCGATGGCAGCAAAAAGAAAAAAGAGTAA
- a CDS encoding nucleotide pyrophosphohydrolase yields MDLKNAQLDVDTWIKEHGVRYFNELTNMAQLTEEVGEVARIIARRYGEQSEKESDKNKDLGEELADVVFVVLCLANQTGIDLQAAFDKKMDLKSVRDKDRHKNNDKLK; encoded by the coding sequence ATGGATTTGAAAAATGCACAACTGGATGTAGATACCTGGATTAAAGAACACGGCGTTCGTTATTTTAACGAATTAACCAATATGGCACAGCTTACCGAAGAAGTAGGTGAAGTTGCCCGTATTATTGCCCGCAGGTATGGAGAACAGTCAGAGAAAGAAAGCGATAAAAATAAAGATTTAGGAGAAGAACTGGCCGATGTTGTTTTTGTAGTACTTTGTCTGGCCAATCAAACCGGAATAGATTTACAAGCTGCTTTTGATAAAAAAATGGATTTGAAATCAGTTCGGGACAAGGATCGTCATAAAAACAACGATAAATTAAAATAA
- the aroA gene encoding 3-phosphoshikimate 1-carboxyvinyltransferase, which translates to MNLLLQTTQHNLQGQIAVTGSKSETNRLLLLKALFPNITLANTSNSDDSEVMQKALIGHDEIIDIHHAGTAMRFLTAYFAVNEGREVVMTGSSRMQERPIKILVEALEQLGVEISYEKEEGYPPIRIKGKKVTASKVTLAANVSSQYISALLLVAPKLENGLELTLEGEITSVPYIKMTLALLNDLDIQTSFEGNVIKVYPKTEVASKEMVVESDWSSASYFFSLVALADTASITLSSYKENSLQGDSELVSLYEKLGVKTTFQNNQMTLVKQENFKFENVNFELNNTPDIAQTIVVTCLGLGIGCHLTGLHTLKIKETDRLEALRVELTKLGAAISVTNDSLTLAASENIKHNVKIATYNDHRMAMAFAPLALKVPIVIEDAGVVSKSYPDFWNDLKALDFEIVETL; encoded by the coding sequence ATGAATTTACTACTCCAAACCACTCAACATAATTTACAAGGACAAATTGCAGTAACCGGATCAAAAAGCGAAACCAATCGTTTGTTGTTATTAAAAGCACTGTTCCCAAATATTACTTTAGCCAATACTTCCAACTCCGATGACAGTGAGGTAATGCAAAAAGCACTAATTGGCCATGACGAAATCATAGACATTCATCATGCGGGAACGGCGATGCGTTTTTTAACAGCCTATTTTGCAGTAAACGAAGGCCGCGAAGTAGTCATGACCGGTTCCAGCAGAATGCAGGAGCGCCCAATAAAGATTCTGGTAGAAGCTTTAGAACAATTGGGAGTCGAGATTTCCTATGAAAAAGAAGAAGGTTATCCGCCAATTCGAATCAAAGGAAAAAAAGTAACCGCTTCAAAAGTAACTTTGGCAGCCAATGTAAGCAGTCAGTACATTTCGGCACTTTTATTAGTGGCACCAAAACTGGAGAATGGCTTAGAATTGACTTTAGAAGGTGAAATCACTTCGGTTCCATACATCAAAATGACTTTGGCTTTGCTAAACGATTTAGATATTCAGACCAGTTTTGAAGGTAATGTGATTAAAGTATATCCAAAAACAGAAGTCGCTTCTAAAGAAATGGTAGTAGAATCGGATTGGAGTTCGGCTTCGTACTTCTTTAGTTTAGTAGCTTTGGCAGATACTGCTTCTATAACGTTGAGCAGTTACAAAGAAAACAGCTTACAAGGAGATTCTGAATTGGTATCACTTTATGAAAAATTAGGAGTGAAAACTACTTTTCAGAACAATCAAATGACTTTGGTAAAACAAGAGAATTTTAAGTTTGAAAATGTAAATTTTGAATTGAACAATACTCCGGATATTGCGCAAACGATTGTTGTGACTTGTCTGGGATTAGGTATAGGATGTCATTTAACAGGTCTTCATACTTTAAAAATTAAAGAAACAGACCGATTGGAAGCATTACGAGTTGAGCTTACAAAATTAGGAGCTGCCATTTCAGTAACCAATGACAGTTTGACTTTGGCGGCATCAGAAAATATTAAGCACAATGTGAAGATTGCAACCTACAATGACCACCGCATGGCAATGGCATTTGCACCCTTGGCTTTAAAAGTACCAATTGTTATTGAAGATGCGGGAGTAGTTTCAAAATCGTACCCTGATTTCTGGAATGATTTGAAAGCATTAGACTTTGAAATTGTCGAAACACTATAA
- a CDS encoding penicillin acylase family protein, whose product MRKIKKILLVLLVLIVILGIGLCAYIFHLKPKYEGEVQLKNLQKETTVYFDDFGVPHIYADSEKDAMTALGYVHAQERLWQMELLRRIAPGRLSEIFGSVALKNDKFFSGIGIEEASAKAIAKLDPNSQSYKMTMAYLDGINQYMEEGVTPIEFTLVGVKKEKFTIKDVYNIFGYMSFSFAMAQKTDPLLTFIRDKYGVAYLKDLGIEGEFNTTRIKNSKENIEEYATISKSVVALLENSLIPPFVGSNSWVAGPTKTKSGKVIFANDPHISFSQPGTWYEAHLVTPDFELYGCYLAGTPYPLLAHNRNYAYGLTMFENDDIDFYQEKNKEGDSNQYQTPTGFAAYTSIKKTIKVKDTSDVVLTVKSSRHGPIMNDVLDRLGKKNPIAMSWVYTQQPIQILDAVYGLSHAKNKDDFRKAVSLVAAPGLNVMYGDAKGNVAWWATGALYKHDKGVNTFFILDGASGKDDIKEHLDFSKNPSAENPKWGYVYSANNQPEAIDGFLYPGYYLPEDRAKRISGLMEAKSDWDKEAISKMIFDNTSLVSPGVVQRLISTVAGSSLSAEEKEAINALQSWKGTNNTEDVGPTIYNKWVYLYLKNTFEDEMGADNFSLYLDTSLGKQIIARQIQNENSVWWDNIKTKNVKETRSDIVSKSFHEAIAELQEQFGNQVADWNWGKAHTVEHEHPLGKIAALRSLFNVGPFAAPGSNEVINNQFFGFNKEGKYHVKGGPSTRRVVDFSDIENSWSILPTGQSGNPFSKHYDDQAEMYNAGKFRKMKLNKEEIIKTSTKLVLKPKVK is encoded by the coding sequence ATGAGAAAAATTAAAAAAATTCTGTTGGTTTTATTGGTATTGATTGTTATTCTTGGGATTGGTCTTTGTGCCTACATTTTTCATCTGAAGCCTAAATACGAAGGTGAAGTACAACTCAAAAACCTCCAGAAAGAAACCACGGTGTATTTTGATGATTTTGGAGTGCCTCATATTTATGCCGATTCTGAAAAAGACGCGATGACAGCACTTGGTTATGTTCATGCGCAGGAACGATTATGGCAAATGGAATTACTTCGAAGAATTGCACCCGGACGATTATCAGAAATCTTTGGATCGGTTGCACTAAAAAATGATAAATTTTTCTCCGGAATCGGTATAGAAGAAGCTTCAGCAAAAGCCATAGCAAAATTAGATCCGAACAGCCAGAGTTATAAAATGACCATGGCTTATCTGGACGGGATAAATCAGTACATGGAAGAGGGAGTAACGCCGATTGAGTTTACCCTGGTAGGAGTGAAAAAAGAAAAATTTACCATAAAAGACGTGTATAATATTTTTGGTTATATGTCTTTTAGTTTTGCAATGGCGCAAAAAACAGATCCTTTGTTAACTTTTATTCGTGATAAATACGGCGTTGCATATTTAAAAGATTTAGGGATCGAGGGAGAGTTTAATACCACCAGGATCAAAAACTCAAAAGAGAATATCGAAGAATATGCCACCATTTCAAAGTCGGTAGTGGCATTGCTGGAGAATTCGCTTATTCCTCCTTTTGTGGGAAGTAACAGCTGGGTCGCCGGTCCTACTAAAACGAAAAGCGGAAAAGTGATTTTTGCAAATGATCCGCACATTAGCTTTTCACAGCCAGGGACCTGGTATGAAGCACATTTGGTAACACCGGATTTCGAATTGTACGGCTGTTATCTGGCCGGAACGCCGTATCCGCTATTGGCGCACAATCGCAATTATGCTTACGGACTGACGATGTTCGAGAATGATGATATCGATTTTTATCAGGAAAAAAATAAAGAGGGTGATTCTAATCAATATCAGACACCAACAGGTTTTGCGGCTTATACGTCGATTAAAAAAACGATAAAAGTAAAAGATACGTCAGATGTTGTTCTAACGGTTAAATCAAGCCGTCACGGGCCTATCATGAATGATGTGCTGGATCGCTTAGGAAAAAAGAATCCTATTGCAATGTCGTGGGTGTATACACAACAGCCCATCCAGATTTTAGATGCCGTTTATGGACTTTCGCATGCTAAAAATAAAGACGATTTCAGAAAAGCAGTTTCGCTTGTAGCGGCACCGGGTTTGAATGTGATGTATGGTGATGCTAAAGGAAATGTGGCATGGTGGGCAACCGGAGCACTTTATAAACATGATAAAGGAGTGAATACCTTTTTTATTTTGGACGGTGCCAGCGGTAAAGACGATATTAAAGAACATTTAGATTTTTCGAAGAATCCTTCTGCCGAGAATCCAAAATGGGGTTATGTGTATTCTGCCAACAACCAGCCTGAGGCTATCGATGGCTTTTTATATCCGGGATATTATTTGCCGGAGGATCGTGCCAAAAGAATTTCAGGTTTAATGGAGGCAAAATCAGATTGGGACAAAGAAGCCATCAGTAAGATGATTTTTGACAATACGTCACTGGTTTCACCAGGAGTGGTGCAACGTTTAATTTCGACTGTAGCCGGAAGTTCGCTTTCAGCAGAAGAAAAAGAAGCGATAAACGCTTTGCAATCATGGAAAGGAACCAATAATACGGAGGATGTTGGACCAACGATTTACAACAAATGGGTTTATCTGTATCTGAAAAATACTTTTGAAGACGAGATGGGAGCCGATAACTTTAGTTTGTATCTTGATACCTCACTGGGGAAACAAATCATTGCAAGACAAATTCAGAATGAAAATTCCGTTTGGTGGGACAACATCAAAACCAAAAATGTAAAAGAAACCAGAAGTGATATCGTTTCAAAATCCTTCCATGAAGCCATAGCGGAACTTCAGGAACAATTTGGAAATCAGGTCGCAGATTGGAACTGGGGTAAAGCGCATACAGTTGAGCATGAACATCCTTTGGGTAAAATAGCTGCTTTACGCAGTTTGTTTAATGTAGGACCATTTGCAGCTCCGGGATCGAATGAAGTAATAAACAATCAGTTTTTCGGATTCAATAAAGAAGGGAAGTATCACGTAAAAGGCGGGCCATCAACCAGAAGAGTAGTGGATTTCTCGGATATCGAAAATAGCTGGAGTATTTTGCCAACGGGACAATCCGGTAATCCGTTTAGTAAACATTATGACGATCAGGCTGAGATGTACAATGCCGGTAAATTCAGAAAGATGAAACTGAACAAAGAAGAGATCATTAAAACATCCACCAAATTAGTTTTGAAACCAAAAGTGAAATAG
- the kynU gene encoding kynureninase, with amino-acid sequence MTFQNTREFAKQLDSEDILNHYQDQFIFPKVNDKKVIYFTGNSLGLQPKRTKAYIDEVMNDWADLAVEGHFYAEKPWWDYQGRFAEPLSKIVGALPSEVTVMNTLTVNLHLLMVSFYQPTATRYKIICEEKAFPSDQYMFQSQVHFHGYKTEDAIVEIKRREGEHNIRLEDILAKIEEVGEELALVLIGGVNYYTGQVFDMKTITAAGQKAGAKVGWDLAHAAGNIKLELHDWNVDFAAWCSYKYMNSGPGNASGCFVHEKHHNNPDLPRFAGWWGHNKERRFKMEPNFDPVHGADGWQISNLPILTLAPYLASVEMFAEVGMDTLIVKRDKITAYLEFILQEIDKEVKGNFEIITPSNLSERASQLSVFLHGEGRSLFDYLMKNGVITDWREPNVIRLAPVPLYCSYEDMYDFGQILKKGILGA; translated from the coding sequence ATGACTTTTCAAAATACACGCGAATTCGCGAAACAACTCGATTCAGAGGACATCTTAAATCACTATCAGGACCAATTTATATTTCCAAAAGTTAATGATAAAAAAGTGATTTATTTCACCGGAAATTCTTTAGGATTACAGCCAAAACGTACCAAAGCTTATATTGATGAAGTAATGAACGATTGGGCAGATCTTGCCGTAGAAGGTCACTTTTATGCCGAAAAACCATGGTGGGATTATCAGGGAAGATTCGCCGAACCCCTGAGTAAAATAGTCGGAGCTTTACCTTCTGAAGTAACGGTAATGAATACTTTGACTGTAAATCTTCATTTGTTAATGGTTTCTTTTTATCAGCCAACAGCAACCCGTTACAAAATCATCTGTGAGGAAAAAGCATTTCCTTCAGATCAATATATGTTTCAGAGTCAGGTACATTTTCATGGTTATAAAACAGAAGATGCGATTGTAGAAATTAAACGCCGTGAAGGAGAACATAATATTCGTCTTGAAGATATTCTGGCCAAAATCGAAGAAGTCGGAGAGGAATTGGCTTTAGTGTTAATAGGAGGAGTAAATTATTATACCGGGCAGGTTTTCGATATGAAAACAATTACTGCAGCAGGTCAAAAAGCAGGAGCAAAAGTGGGCTGGGATCTAGCACATGCAGCCGGAAACATTAAACTGGAACTTCACGATTGGAATGTAGATTTTGCTGCCTGGTGCAGTTATAAATATATGAACTCAGGACCGGGGAATGCTTCAGGCTGTTTTGTACATGAAAAACATCACAACAATCCGGACTTACCAAGATTTGCCGGATGGTGGGGGCATAACAAGGAACGTCGTTTTAAAATGGAGCCTAATTTTGATCCGGTTCATGGAGCAGACGGTTGGCAAATTAGTAATCTACCAATACTTACCTTAGCACCTTATTTGGCTTCCGTTGAAATGTTTGCTGAGGTTGGGATGGATACCCTGATCGTAAAAAGAGATAAAATTACCGCTTATTTAGAGTTTATCCTACAGGAAATTGATAAAGAGGTAAAAGGCAATTTTGAGATTATAACACCTTCAAATCTTAGTGAAAGAGCTTCTCAGCTTTCTGTTTTTCTACATGGAGAAGGAAGGAGCTTATTTGATTACCTGATGAAAAATGGAGTAATAACAGATTGGCGTGAACCCAATGTAATCCGTCTGGCACCCGTTCCATTGTATTGTTCGTATGAAGACATGTATGATTTTGGTCAGATTCTTAAAAAAGGAATTTTAGGAGCATAA
- the queA gene encoding tRNA preQ1(34) S-adenosylmethionine ribosyltransferase-isomerase QueA has product MKLSHFQFNLPKELLAEFPAENRDESRLMVIDRQKQTIEHKMFKDVINYFDDGDVLILNNTKVFPARLYGNKEKTGARIEVFLLRELNSEQRLWDVLVDPARKIRIGNKLYFGDDDSLVAEVIDNTTSRGRTLRFLYDGSYEEFRNKLTELGETPIPKYINREVTAEDAERYQTIYAKEEGAVAAPTAGLHFSKHLLKKLEIKGVNFAEVTLHVGLGTFNPVEVEDLSKHKMDSEELIIRQEACDIVNAAKAGRKRICAVGTTSMRAIESSVSSQNTLNPYEGWTNKFIFPPHDFSIANCMITNFHTPKSTLLMMISAFCGHDLMKRAYEEAIKEEYKFYSYGDAMLIL; this is encoded by the coding sequence ATGAAATTATCACATTTTCAATTCAACTTACCAAAAGAACTTTTAGCGGAATTTCCAGCAGAGAATAGAGACGAGTCTCGTTTAATGGTAATTGATCGTCAAAAACAAACTATAGAGCACAAAATGTTCAAAGATGTTATCAATTATTTTGATGACGGAGACGTTTTGATCCTTAACAATACTAAAGTTTTTCCGGCACGTTTGTACGGAAACAAAGAAAAAACAGGAGCAAGAATTGAAGTTTTTTTATTAAGAGAATTAAACTCAGAGCAGCGTCTATGGGACGTTTTGGTTGATCCGGCCCGTAAAATCAGAATTGGTAACAAACTTTATTTTGGCGACGACGATTCGTTAGTGGCTGAGGTAATCGACAACACCACTTCACGTGGTAGAACTTTACGTTTCTTATACGATGGATCTTACGAAGAATTCAGAAATAAATTGACAGAACTTGGAGAAACTCCGATTCCTAAATACATCAACAGAGAAGTAACGGCTGAAGATGCTGAAAGATACCAGACCATTTATGCAAAAGAAGAAGGAGCTGTAGCGGCACCAACGGCAGGTTTACACTTCTCGAAACACCTTTTGAAGAAATTAGAAATTAAAGGAGTAAATTTTGCAGAAGTAACACTTCACGTAGGTTTAGGAACTTTTAACCCGGTTGAGGTTGAAGATTTGTCCAAACACAAAATGGATTCTGAAGAATTGATCATCAGACAAGAAGCTTGTGATATCGTAAATGCTGCAAAAGCAGGTAGAAAACGTATCTGTGCTGTTGGAACAACTTCAATGCGTGCCATCGAAAGTTCAGTTTCCTCTCAAAATACTTTAAACCCTTATGAAGGCTGGACCAATAAATTTATTTTCCCTCCTCACGATTTTAGTATTGCCAACTGTATGATTACAAACTTCCACACACCAAAATCAACATTATTAATGATGATTTCTGCTTTCTGTGGACATGATTTAATGAAAAGAGCTTACGAAGAAGCGATCAAAGAAGAATACAAATTCTATTCTTACGGAGATGCGATGTTAATTCTTTAA